The genomic region AGTGTGAGGCAGGAATCACAGGGACTCCTTGGCTGgagagactttcttttttttttttttaattaattaattaattaatttatggctgcgttgggtcttcgtttctgtgcgagggctttctctagttgtggcaagcgggggccattcttcatcggggtgcgtgggcctctcactatcgcggcctctcttgttgtggagcacaggctccagacgcgcaggctcagtaattgtggctcacaggcccagttgctccgcggcatgtgggatcttcccagaccagggctcgaacccgtgtgccctgcattggcaggcagactctcaacaactgcgccaccagggaagccccacgtgtcatattttaaaagcatggCCAATCCCCAAACTGTAGGCTTTGTGAAGGAAAGAGtccttgttagaaatcagaaatcAGCTGGAAGAGGGTGCAGAAAAAATAAGAGTTGTCTCTAAACATTTATACCAGGGCTATTTTTCATTAATTGAATCAGAAGTTTGTCTAGACTCACAAAAGTGAAATAGAGGTGTTTCTGTAGAGCAGTATGTCTTTGTTTAAGCTAAATAATATAATCACTTATTGATCTGTTGTTATTCACTGTAATTCTTAAACCttttaaagacaaataccatatgatatcacttatatgtggaatctaaaatatgacacaccaataaataaataaataaataaataaataaataaataaataaataataaaaagggactttcctggtggtccagtggttaagactctatgcttccaatgcaggaggtgccggtttgatccctggtaggggaactaagatcctacatgccgcgtggtgtggccaaaaaaaaaaaaaaacctaaaatatgacacaaatgaacatacctacgaaacagaaacagactcacagacatagagaagagacttgtggttgcctgtggtgaggggatgggggaggaaaggattgggagtttgggattagcagttacaaactattatatataggatggataaacaacaagcttctatcatatagcacaggaaactatattcaatatcctgtgatgaaccataatggaaaagaatatgaaaatatatatataatgtggataactgaatcactttgctgaagagcagaaattaacacaacattgtataataaatcaactatacttcaataaaatttaaaaaataaaaaaaataagggacttccctggtggtccagtgggtaaaaatccacactcccaatgcagggggcccaggttccgatcccggttggggaactagatcccacatgcatgccacaactaagagcccacatgctgcaactaaagatcccacgtgccacaactaagacccagagtggcttaaataaataaatatttaaaaataaataaaaaacaaaagttaacCTTTTTAAATTGTGGGTCAATGGATTGTATATTTCCCAGTCTTAGTTTTAATAGGTGTTTACTGGCTAATTAAGGGACTACACCTGAGAGGCTTGTTTGGGGATAATCACCAGTCCTATTGTGATAATCACCTGTCCACCTTGTGAATCAGCTGAAGGCAATGCTTATCAGTAGCAAAATGTCAAAGTTGAGGACACCATCTCCTCCCTGGTGACATGATTAATTTCACAGACGCACTAAGGCCTTTTATGCATTGTCATCcagacctcattcagatttgttaTTGGAACTGAGGGCCAAAAtcaaagagagaggagaagaacTAATATTCCTTGAACTCTGCTAAGGGCTTTACCTGCTTTTTCGCCTTAATTTACTCCTTACAACTAGTGTACAAATCAGTACCCCATGTTATAAATGGAAGACCTAAAGACCATAAAGCTTAAGTGACTTGCTAAATTTATCCCATGAGTAAACGCTGGAAACAGTCATTCTGACTCTAATATCCCTGGAGTCCCCTAAATCATATGTgataattattacaaaatattcaaaCATGAGACAGTTATCTGTTGCTGAATGatatttatttgcttaataaTTTGGGCCTGCCAAATTTGGGCCTGCTTATTATTAGCATTAATAAGCTTCAGCACTAGTCACAAGATTTTCATTCACTGGTGGggaaattttcttgttttaaaaaatgcagttaGAGAAAGGGCAGCTACTTCTTGGGGGCTGCAGTGACAGCAGGTTTCTCTTCACGGGTGATGGGAATGGTGCGCTCAGGGCCGGAGGCCTGTTTCCTTGGTCCATTCACAGTGAGGATGCCATCAGATGACAGGGATGAAGTAATGGTGAGAGGGTCCACATCAGCTGGGATCCGGTATTTGCGGTGGAACTCCCGGGAGATGAAGCCATGTTCGTCCTAATCCAAGAGAATAAGGAAAGAGGTAGAGCGATAAGAACGGGAAATAGCATCACTTGCCTAGAACTCAGACATCCTCCTTCCCCTTAGGTGTGGCCAAATGCATGGCAACATGAGAGAAAGCTAAATAGCTGTTCTGTTTGGGGCTAAGATGAAACTGCCTAGGTGGTCACTCCTACCAATGAGAGTCTGAGAAGTCTGAACAGCCAAAATTTCATAGCTCTCTAAACCCTCAGGCATGGACATGTTCAGGGGTATTTCCCAGAGGTTTAGATCAATGTTTTTTGGGCCTACAGGATTTGGAATATCATCTAGCTTTGAAGATTTGAGTCCCTGAGGAAACCCAGAAATTGTCCTGACTCTTCAGGAATGTTCCAGAAGGTTCCAGACCAATAGacctaataataaaaacaacaacaacaataaagacTCCCTCCAGGGAGGATCTGATCTAAAGTTGAATCATACAAGCAAAACTGAAACAGCTTGAGGACCTCACACTATACTGTTTGATGCACAAGTTTCtgagttgggaattccctggtggtccagtggtaaggactccgcgctttcactgccttcGGTAGGAAGCAAACTCATTGAAAAACTCTCCCAGAAAGTAATGAAAAGCTATTCCATTCTTCAGAATTTGGCTGAAGAATTCTGACCGTAACCTTTACACCTGCTGAATCTCAAGCATTTATCCAGACAGGCTCTCAACTGATTTCCACATGGGTCTAGGGTATTAGGAGCTGAGTAGAGCTCTGAAGCTTAGGCAAAGCAAGTAGTTCAGCATTAAGACGGGCTAAAGAGAAGTGAATTCCAAAACATCTGAAACAAAACTCTCAAATTCAAGGGCCTTCCGAGTGCATGCAGTTAATGTAATTATATAAAGCAATCAGATGTCTGGCAACCACTACTTATAAATCAGTGGTCTTCAGCCTTGACTAACTGTACATTAGAATCCCCTAGGGAGCTTTGAAAAATCCTGATTTAAGTGACCTGGGATATGCCTGAGCATTgggatacttttttttaattcccctgGCAATTCTAATGTggtcaaggttgagaaccacaggCTTAAACGGGAAGTTAACATCCCATCTATCCCATGTGAGGCaatgaaatcaaaacaaacaacaaagatcACTTCTCtggccaaaacaacaacaacaataacaacaacaggtTTATCCCTGTTCTTGACTCTCATGGCTTAGGACTGAAATGCTGCCAGCCTCAGGGGCTGATGGCAGTCTCTGGCATATAGTATGCACTGGATGAATGAGCAGAAGAGAAAGCCAGCTACGTACCTGGCGCTCTTCATGTTTGCCATGCACCTCAATCACATCTCCCAGCACCTTGACCTTGAGTTCCTCTGGGGAGAAGTGCTTCACATCCAGGTTGACAGAGAATCTGTCCTTCTCCAGACGCATCTGGAAATagcaaggtgggggaggggaagacaaaAGATAGTAGGAATATGAACAACACTAGTACAGTCTCATGCTGCAGACTTGCTTTCTTTCCAGGTAGTTTATCCTCCTCTTTTTAGCTAAAAATCCCGTTTTGAATAAACATGACTCTCTAGTTCAGGGGTGCCACTACAGTGGTAGCCAAGGCACACCATTTGGTCATCAGGCCAAACTTTAGTTACAGGGACAGGGAAGAAGACAGGCCACCCAGGGGACAAATCACAAGGATGGGTCTGGGCATGGCTTCTGCTGCTTCTCTGACCCCATGTCTGGCCTTGTCATTTGTCTGTGAGACAAAGGCCCCTTCTTCTTACTCAGGTCGCTGCCAAGTTTCCCACCCACTCAATCTGGAATGTTCTGCTGGCTCTGATTGTCCTTCCAAAGCCCTTGCCCACTCAGCTCCTGTTTACTCactcttgaatatttttaaaccagAGTGTTATCTGTGACAGCTTCTGTCAATCTTATCTGTTCGCCCCATTTTCCTACCCTCTCAGGACAAGTGGAGGGGGGTCCCTAAACTTGACCTACCTTCTATCCTCATTAGGCTTGGACCCAGGCCAGTGCCCTGTCATAGCCCTGAGAAACCCAGAAAATCATAGAAGAgggaatagaaaggaagaaaatagtgGCTGCTGTCTCCAGCTCCATGCTGCGGGGATGAAAAGCTCAGGATGAGGTAGGACTGTCTCCTGGCTCTGGAACTTGAGATGATAGTATTTGTCAGGAGTGTGAGGTATTAGAAGAGGTGAGCAAAGGGGTATGAAGGCAGCTCTTTCCCTGTAGATCATTATGAACCAAACCAGAAAGGGACATCCTACTTAGAAGATGGGACAGAGAATGATCTTCGtaacacatggaaaaaaatgtaataaataggACACAGAGGTGCATCGAATACAAACAGGTGACTGGGGAAGAGAGGAACTAGGGACCTCATCTTTCTTCACTGCAGGACATACAAGAGCCTAAGACACTTGGGACCCTTAGACCTAGTCAGATTTAGGCCAGGAGGAAAAGGACAGTGGATGGAGACGCTTCCAGGAGGCTCCAGAATGAACTCACCTGTCCTGGCAGAGGGGAGACTTACCTCTGAGAGCCCAGTGTCAATCCAGCTGGGTGCCCGCAGAAATGAAGGCAGCCGAAGGTAGAAGGGGCTCAGGGAAGTAGAAGCTGGGAAGAGATCAGACTCCAGCAGGTGCTCACCAAAGAACTGGTCAAAGAGGCGACTGGGAGAgtgaagaggaaagaaggagcGGCGGATCCAGGGGTGGTGGATGGCGATGTCCATGGTGGCTAGGTGAGTGTGGAGACTCAGCTGGCTGGTCAGCTCCTTCAGCCGCAGCTACAGCCAGCCCCTTATATATGCAGTCTTCTGAAGCTTCTGGAATGATGATGTCAGGGGTTTTATTATGCCAGCTCACTGCCCGTTCATGGAGACTTGTGATTGGGGATTTGGCAGTGTGACACATACCCAGTACTCACTGAgctaagaaaagagaaatacaaacacGTCTGAGCTGGCCAGTGACTTGTCCTGGTCTTGTTTTACTCGCTTTCTGTCCGCATCCCAtggcacccacccccacccccttctctggAGTTGGGACTGAGGCAGGAATCCCAGGCAGGCGGGCActgggcccctcctcctcctctccagccTAGCATGCCAAGGGAATGCGGCCAGAGACTATCTTGGGCCAGGGAAGGAACTGGAATCTTCCTAGGCTGGGCCCCAGGATACTAACTCTTTGTGGGTCCCTGAAGGAGAGTAGTAATCACCAACATGTCAACGGCAGGTTTCCACGTGGTGCCCTGGGTCGCCCTGGGTTCAGAGAGGACCCTGACCTTAATCTAGGCAGGAAGGCCCCTCACCCTGccccagagaaaggagagaaagttgTTTGCGTCGTTCACTTTACAGGCCTGGCAGAACAGTAAATCCAGGGGAGCTTGATGAAGCAGAGCACCGGCTGCCTGCCActgaggaggagaagaggggcGTGGAAAACATGCCAACTCTTTGGGAGGGTCTCAGCGTGGTCTCTCCGGGGCCTCCGgcaccagcctcccctccccagctcgcTCCGCAGCCAGGACCCCCAGCTGTCCTCCCCGCGGGGCCCCCCGTGACAGCTGAAGGGTGTGCAGCGGAGGGGACGGGGGTCCAGGCGGCGCAGGCCACACACTCGACGCGGGCGctacccgcccctcccccaccgggCTCGGCACTATTTTGGGTGGTGTAGACCCCGCCCCCACCTTCGAGTGCGCCCGGGCTCTGCGGCAGCTGGAGGGGTGCCGCTGCGCCAGCTGGGGCCGCACCTCGAGCCGGGGCCGCCGGCGGGTCTGCAGCCATGTCGGGCCGCTCGGTGCCACATGCCCACCCGGCCACCGCCGAGTACGAGTTTGCCAACCCGAGCCGCCTGGGCGAGCAGCGCTTCGGGGAAGGTATGGCACGGACGCCACCCCcttgcctcccacccccacctgctgAAATTCTGGGCTGACCTCCCAATGATACTGGCCTCCACCCCACTCTGGGCTTAACTGAACTCCTGGGGCGAGCCATCTCCCACCCCAGACTCCCCCCTCATCCCCCTCCGGGCAGGGCTCGCTCCCCTTCCTACTGACCTCGGTGCGGACTGCTGCCCACTGTGCTCTGATACCTGCCCCTGCTCCCCTCGGGATGCCTCCCCTGCGAACCACCCAGACCCGGTTTGGTTTGCTCTTCTTCATCCCAACTCATTCCCTTTCTCAATCTCCTCTCGCCAGCCGCCTCATTCCAGCCACTGggacc from Eubalaena glacialis isolate mEubGla1 chromosome 10, mEubGla1.1.hap2.+ XY, whole genome shotgun sequence harbors:
- the CRYAB gene encoding alpha-crystallin B chain; the protein is MDIAIHHPWIRRSFFPLHSPSRLFDQFFGEHLLESDLFPASTSLSPFYLRLPSFLRAPSWIDTGLSEMRLEKDRFSVNLDVKHFSPEELKVKVLGDVIEVHGKHEERQDEHGFISREFHRKYRIPADVDPLTITSSLSSDGILTVNGPRKQASGPERTIPITREEKPAVTAAPKK